The window AGGACGGCGCCGGACCCGGCCATGAGCGTGctcccggagagggccgtcatacaGTCCGTCGACGTGGTCAAGGGGCCGTTCGACCCCGACAACATCGAGTACCTCGAGAAGGATTTGTCATGGGAAGAATTCAAGAGCCGACTCCAATAGCCAAACATGTATCACCTCTGTTTTGAATCACAAGACGTTTTTGGATAtgtcaatatggactacatgcgaACTAAAATGAGTGCACAGACACACaaatgcgtctatatacatctgattcataaggaagttagaacatcttatatttcggATCGGATGGAGTAGAACAAACACACAAATTTGTCTCACTGGAGGATCATGGGGATGCATCAACTGAACAAAGAATACATCATCTGTATTAATATCGATACGAATCATACAGGAGGCCAAAGGATGGCCAAAGAAGCAACGGTGTCTGTCCATGTCTCGGTGGTAGCCACAAAACAACACTCGGCAACAAGGCCCGTGTACAAAGCATATGCAAAACGAATGGAGCATCTCTACTACACACGTTCTATCTGTTCCAGCCGCGAACGCTCTATCGGATCAGATCAGATCATTTCCATGCAACCGAGTCGATCTCGTTCCTCGCGGACTTGTACAGCTCCAGCTTCTTCACGAGGGAATCCCTCTTCTCCATCAACGCGGGATCCTCGTCCAGCATCGCGCTCAGCTGTTTCTTCTGTGTTGTGGAAACAAGGACAAATGGAGGGAAAATGAGAATGATGCTTTAGTACAACGCCCAGGAGGTTGCTATAATACTTATGCAAATGCAAATCAACACAAGGTTACAAAATACACAAAATTAAAGTCTGGTGAAATTTTTCAATTTACCCACTGACTGGTGCGTGGGTAAACAGAAGTGGAAGATCAAATGCATCTCTGTATTTATGTGCGAAAATAGTAGATTCAGTAAGTAGTCAGCAAAAACATACCTCTTTGCTTCCTACATGCGCATAGAAACGGTTGAGCAAGTTTCTTTTTGCCTCCTTCACTTGGCAATGCACAACGGCTTTCGGAATTGTGTTCCTCAATGTATCGCAAACCATGTTGATGTAAGATGATACATTCGATCCTGAAATTAAGGGACGGCGTCATTAATACTGCTATATTGTAAACTGCTGTCGACTCTGTTAAGGTGTATACATAGTGATTGACTCGGTTAACGTGGATAGTTTATCTACACTAGAATCGAGATGCATAGGCGAGTTTGTCCTTCATCATGTGCAATTATTCCAAGCGCTTAGGTTTCACAGCACAAACTACATGATCCTAAACAAAGGTTGACTACTACCTCCATTTTGCTGTTCGTTCAAAAATATTTGTCAATTGAGAGAATAAAAAATATTTGTCCATTGAGAGAATCAAGAGTAGTTTAATGCAATACTTTCTATACTCAATTCTACGATGATGCTTTGAAGAAGTTAATATGCGATCTGAAGATAGATATAGCGAAACGCATGCTATTTGGAAGGCAGAAATTTCACATGAAACATGAACCGTGAAAAAATAAAAGCAATGCAAACAGGGCCTAAAGCTGGATGTACCACCAGCTACTGCTAATTGGTTGTCTGGATATAAAATTGATTCACATGAACTTGTTTGATCTGTCATTTGAGGACTTCATTGCCTTGGTGTGTTCATCCTAAAACAGTAGTCCCTTGAAAGGATTGAATAGTAACTTACCGATTCTTCTAAGATGGTTGTCCTGATATCTGTCGTTGGCCGGAGTGTTGTTGTTAGCTCCTTTGTCTGGTTCAGTAGGAAGTTTCCTGAAGAACTCTACGGTTAGGTAACTGGCCTCCATGTCAACTAGACGAATAACTGTCTTTCGGCCATCCTCACGGAATCTTTCTAGGCTTTCATTTGCTGCTGCAGCTATATCTGATTGAAGCGTTGGGAAACGCTTTAATTCCTGGCACAGTCAAGGTAGCCATGATATATAAGAAATGAGAAACAGTCCAAGGGAGGAGTGACGTTTGGCAATCACTCATCCATAACCAAAGTtcaccaaaaaaaacaaaaaacactcacctcTGTTGCTGCAATCGATCTCCGGACTAGCTCCTTCAATACCAAATGGACCTGCAAATTATGAGACCATCAGCAAGTGCATGTAGCTAACAAAATTATGCTCCCCAAAAAGCATTGCTATCAGATATCCTCCTTTATTTTTCAAAAATGAGAAATGTGAAAATTCCTCTCTCGCTCTAGTCTCATTGCTTCCACATTTGAACATGCAACAAACTTACTAAACCATTCCTACTTCGACAAGATAATGGTTCACTGCTATGTAACTTCACATACCACATCCATAAATTGCTCTTTGAATTAATCGAGATAATCACATGAAATGACATCTCTGTGTATGTACTTGAGATGTCCCTATTATACTACTTCAGAAGTTTCTCATAGTCCAGCAATATCCTGAATTAACTTTATAATGAATAAATACCATAAGATAGAACCTAGACTCTACATGAGAAAAGTAGTTAAGTTGGTATGTTTACATATCAGTTACTGAAACATGACCCAGTTGCTTAAACATTAAGGGGAGCCATGGATAAAAAAGTTATACCGCATCAACTGAAGCTTCAGCTGGGCCCCTAAAGTAGCTGAGTGAACTATCTATAAGCCTTCTATAACCTTGCTCAGGGGCAATCAAATGGGGCTGGTAACCGTCAGCCTCAGAAATGACTTTCCGAACATTTTGCAGCGAAAGATGTTTATCGAAAGGAAGCTTTTTCAGTGCTGCAGGTAACTGGTGGTCAAAGACACCATAAATGCGATCTCCACCTGGTCGACTGGTAACAATGATAAAGAAAGGTAAATTATTAGAAGCATTCTTCCAAACAAAAAGGGAAAGCATGCTTGCAGTTTCTTCACCATATATCTAGGAAGCATGTACAAAATGTAAGGCATCATTATCAAAGGAAAAAGTCACATGTACAAAATGGCTAGTTGAACATCTTACCCGCCATCTAAGTGCTCTTTAAAAACACGGTCAAATGCGCGACACATGTCCAATATCGTATACAATTGTGCCTGTCGATTATGTTAAATGTATGAGAGAAATGCTATATAAAAGTTGTTCTGGAATCTAGAATGTGCTTGCCATTAACATCACTGTAAATGAACATTCCAAGCTGTGGCGCAAATTACTTTTCAGCTTTTATGTTACTACTATGGTAATTCTTACCCCAGCGTCACCTCCAATTGGCCTACCAAGTCGATCCAACTCAGCTTCAATTTCATCAACTGTCTTGTTGATCATTGATATAATACTTGGAATTTTGGCTTTGATCACAGCCTCTAAATGCTGGATAAATAAATGGACATACATCAGCAAACAGTTTATGCAAAATTGAAATTTTGGCGAAGTTAACAGAGAGAGCAAATGACCTAACCTGTGACAGAAGCTTAGCGAGATACTCGGCACCCATTTTATGTGCCAAGTGACCATAATCAGGACTACTTTGAAAGTACTCTTGTTCTTTGCGACGTGCTGCGAGCATGTCAACATTTTTGTTGATATCAGCCTGTGAACGGTTGACAATGCCCACCCAGGGGTGCTGCAAGCGATATGACCTCCCTTCGAGTACCTAGGGTCAATTAAGAAAGGAAGGTTTAAGTGATATGCTCTATGTTTTTAAAGCGTCCCtaaggcgacgcctaggcgtcgaagcgctctccctccgctttggaaaatcgaccgctttgggcgcctaggcgtccaaagcgcccgcctaggcgccaaagcgccccccctccctaaggcagtaaggcgtcgccttaaaaacataggATATGCTCATCGAGGATGAGTTCATAGCAATTGcaagaccacatacatcaatagcaTTGGTACCCTTGTCCATCAAATCAAGTTTTGTTACAACTCCAAAGGTCCTTTCACCTGAAAATGGAAAGGGAtgtcaaaagaaagaaaagaaacttGCCAGATTACCATGGCATGATAACGACAAAAGGTATATTTATAATTCTTGTTTTATGCAAAGTAGATTTGAAATGCTGCAGGAACAAAACTCAAACTGCACCTGTAGGATCCACTTCCTTAGCAAGCTTGATAGCATCTGATGTTGCTATATCTTGGTTTGCTGGAGAGATAGCTAATATAATAGAGTTTGGCTGAAGTTTCCAGACAAAGAAAAGAGGTCAAGAAAGTTATAGATTTTAACCAACAAAATGGTCAATCGTCTTTGCCTCATGTAATGATGTAAATAAAAACAGGACTCGCGATACAAATATAGCAAGAGACCAACAATGAATACAAACTTAAGACTGGTTCTTAATTTATTATACCAATCCTAGAAGGGAGAAAAATATGCCGAGACAGCACCATTATAATACCATGTTTATTTGAGCTACATTTACTTCATGAATATTCCGTGCTATGCTATGCCAGTTCTAAGCATTACTCATGTTTTAGCCTAATCAGTATAGCAAACCACAGCTGCGATTATTTTACCTTGTCAACATAAGTCCGGACCATGTTTTCAATATCTTGCACAATAGACTCTGGCTGCCCCTCTGTAGTAGATAGTTGCAGTTAGGATAGTTATATAATAATGCAATAAAGAATTTTATCCTGACCAAAGAAGAAGCAGCTAAGTCAATAAGGGAAACATTACCTACAGCAACCTTTGTCAGTCCAGGAAGATCAATAAGTGTCAAGTTAACAACTGCACAAAAAAGGTTCCAAATTAAGCTAGTTCAGAAGGTATAAATAAAATAACAAAAACTAAGACATCTAATCAGCACATAGAAATCTTTAGGAGTATGTGCAATATAGTGCAGCAGCATGAACACATTTTGCTAAAAAAAAGGCTATAAATTTGAGAAGTAGATACACATCAACAAATCTAAACAAATACCCAAGTCTTACCATGTGGAGAATATATACTCAAATGGATAGGAACATTTGATATTGCTTTCGATTTTCCAGTCATGCGATCAGTTTCATCAGCAATCTCTTTCCTAACAGCAGCTGCATTAAGGTTTTAACAAAAAAATAACTTAACATCACCACAATACAAACAAACAAAAGGGCAGATCAGTAATCACATATGCTTTGATGTCTTACACTAATAATAAAACAAATAAACATTGAGATTATCATGCTAAATAACAGTGAACATCCCAGAACTTAACAAGTACAACGGCCAGGAACAATGAACAGGTTCACACGCTTTCACAAACTAATGCAGTTAATTCTTCCACAAATGAAATTGCCCAATTTTCTATATTGAAGTTATTGTTCATGGTACTTAAAGAAAAGGTAAAGCAATGTAATTCATTTGATTGAGCGCTACAAATAACTAAGTTTGCTGCATGAGGAAAATTAAAGTACTACATGCTCACCATGTACCATTGGGATTACCTGTTGTCATAATGCATGGGTCTTCAAAGTATTTAATATTTATACACTGCGCATAATTCTTAGATGTGTTATAGCACTATACATTTTCTTTCATTGTTGAGTATTCTACTGCAGCTTCAAAATGAAACTCTTACCACCAAATATATGCTTGGTCATTGGCAAATATTACACTGGTGAGAACATGTAATGCTAATGGCATTAGTTCCTATGGAATCAAGTATATGTTTGCAATTACTACAATAGTGAGAAGCATGTAATGTTAATGGCAAATATTACTTCTGAGATGTAGGCCACAATGTCATTTACTCCTTAGTTCACACCGTACAAAGATATTTGATCATGTGGTATGCTTCTATGATATTTTCCCCATTTATAGACACAACAGTTGAATATTTTGATATGAAAATTGTGAACATATATTTGATAGTAGGGCGGTGTTTATGCTAAGTGTATACTTATTTGCAGAAGATGGATCACATGATAGATGTAGTTCAGTGCACTAagtataataaggtgatgcagaatGCTTTCTTATATGCATCTCTCATGGGTCGGTTACAATTTCAACAGTTGGATATTTTGATGCAAAAGTGGGGGAAAATAGTAGGGCGGTGTATGCTAACTGAATTATACTTATTTGTAGATGTATTGAAACAAGTATAGTTAGGGAATGTAGGATGCTTTCTTATATATGTTTCTCTCTCGGGTCGGTTATTGTTGCAATTGAGAACAGCTTTTGACAACAACAATTGGAACTGAAGAAACCAAGCAAGCTGCTGGGCTGGAAGCAAGCAAGCACAGCGGAGCATAGGTCCCTTACCAAAGTCGGAGAAGCGCTTCCGCGGGGCGTGGAGGAACTCGGCGTACTCCTGGCCGCCCTCGGTCTTGTGCAGCTGCAGCACCAGAGGCCTCCTCGTCACGATCCCTAGTCAAGCCAACAATAAAGCAAATCAGCGACTCAGGACCAACTATTTTTTTTTAAGAAATGGCGATCCAGCGCGGGATTACCAGATCCACGGGGCAGGAAGTCCCTCCCGACAATGCTCTCGAGCACCGACGACTTCCCGGAACTCTGGAGGCAGCAGAAAACGCAAGCAATGAGAGAGCGGCCCGGGGGGCAGATCTGGGCGCGGGGCCGGCGGATCTGGGGggcgggcgggggcgggggcgtacCTGGCCTCCGACGACGGCGACGGAGGGGAGCGCCTCCCAGAGCGAGCCCCCGGCGCCGCCGCCGTGGTCGCCGAGCACGGTGCACGCCTGCTGGATCCGGTTCACCAGCCCGATCAGGCTCCCCATCGTCGCCATCTCGGGCGAGGCCTCGCCGCGCGCGGCCCCTCCCCCTCGCTGcgcggtcgccggcggcgagcgggacgcggtggcggtggcggtggcggtggcggtggctgtGGGGGTTGGGATCTGCTTGCCGGagtggggagaggaggaggaggaaccgaGAAAATGGGTTAAGCTAAAAAGGATTTTAAAAGCGGAGGTTATATGTGGGTTCGGGGGCGGGGCGCGAGCTGGGTGGACCGGGCCTTGCTGCGCCGGCGTGGGGAGGCTGCGGGTGGGGCCGGGAGGTTCGTGGCGGTTGGACGTGGTGGATGGTGGGTCTGGGGTGGACCGGGAGCAGGGAGCCGGAGCCGTTGGATCTCGGCTTTGTGCTGCTGCCTCCAGCTCCGGGCGACCGACGGCTGGCCAGTGGGGCCCACCTTTCTGGTGCGTGACGCGTGAGCAGCACTTGCCTGCATTGGCGCACCTCGCGTTTGAAATCAACGGTGGGGACGGAGGCATACGAACAGGAACAGTGTTTTTTTTTTCGAAAACACTAACGTGTGGGCGTCGCCCACACGCATGGATCCTCATCCAATCAATTTTGCACGAATCTTGGCGTGTTCTAGCAGTTTTCGTGTGTCATGTAGGACTaaactggtgtgtgggcattcattCGGTCGCCCACACGTCTTTTTTCACCACATGAGGACTACTGTGTGGGCGTTTAACAATtcgcccacacaccagttttcacgcacgcagaggggactggtgtgtgggcgtttatcacTTCGCCCACACGCTCGTCTCCTCGCCCACACTCAAAGCTGGCAGTTGCCATGTGTTTCTGCAgggcacatggcaactgccctagttttgcttgtaagcagatgacaactcttttttatccgagttgccatgtgtttttgcatggtacatgacaactgccctagcgtgcacgtAAACAGATGGCAACTATTTCTCTtttcatggcaactgccctagcgtgcttgtgagcacacgacaaactctctcttttacccgaacatgtttttttgccatgctttttttgtagtgctacacggcaactgcctagtgttagtggatgacaactcctaaagttttgaaatcatggcaactgcagtagaccagaccatacatggcaactgcagttgagcaaccatggcaactgtagttgtccgacatggcaaccgaagttcagcgacatggcaactacagttaaacgaacatggacgactggaccatggcaactgcgggacgCGCGGTGACTGTCACTCGGGGCGTGCGGGACCACGAGGTACGAGACCTGACGTACGAAGCGTGTAGGCGTTATCTATTCCGCCCACACGCACGTGTGTGAGAAGGATCGGTAGGAAAAAAGGTAtgtgggcattacttgttttgcccacacagGTGTGTGGCTGTTCCTTTTATACATCACACAAAATATGTGGGCAGACCCcctaacacccacacgtgtggcacttatcagcgTCCTTTTTTTAGGAATGTAGCCACTTTATTGATCAAATTCCACAGAAGGTGGGATGCAAACTGGATCATGTCGCTGGCCAGGCCAAACATGAAGCCCCGGAGCTAGGTTTCTAGCAAATTTTGCTAACCTATGAGTTTTGACATTAACACTATGACTTTCAAAAATAAAGTTAGAAGAAAAGGGGGCCGATCTAGATTTTATCTCTTGAATGATTGCTCCGTGGAGACCATTGCTGCCCTTCGTGATGTCTTCCACCACCTGCTTGCAGTCAGAAGAGATGATGAAtctttggagatgaagatcttCAGCAAGGAATATAGCTTCCCGTCAGGCTATCGCCTCCAACGTCGCTGGATCACTGACTCCATACACGACTAGCGCTGAGCTTCCCAAAAAGTTGTCGTGGCTGTCCCTGCAGACCGCTGCTGCCGACCCACCTCTTTGGGCACGTACACCCGCGTTCACGTGAATCTTAGCAAAATTTCCCGGAGGAGCTCTTGGTCGATTAATGGTTTCTGATTGCACATTAGCCACTCTTTGTTGTGTTGTCTGTTTTGCCCGCACAACGTTCAAGTCTGCAATAAACTGAGAGATGAACGATTGTATTGCATGTGGGGATTGAAATATAGCTTCATGGATGGCTTTCCTCCTAGAAGACCAGATTGCCCAAAGGGTAACTGCAGTTAGCATAAATTGATCATGCGATAGTGTTTCTAGTAGTGAGAAAAGCCAATTCTTTGCACTCGGTTCTGTGTTCACTGCTAGCTTGCTTCCCAGATCCTCATCAATGAGAGCCTAAGTACATCTGGATACTGTACACTCGAGGAGGGAGTGCCGCCATGAATCCGGCGCGCCACATATTCCGCATGAACTCGAATTCGACATGTGTCGATGGGCACGGACGTCCTCTGTTGGTAGCGAGTGCTTCGACAGTCTCCATAAGAACATACACACTTTAGCCAGCTGTGTTAAACAGTACGGCTATCACTACTGCCGATAAGTACGCGTTTGGTTGCTCGCACCTTTTTTTCCCTTTGCATAAATTTTTTTAGAAACAAGGCCGAGGCCCGGCGTTGAATCAATGACACCCTTACAGACCAGATCGCCACGCAACACACACGACAACAtcaacacagacacacacaaaaaacagtaaAAGGATACACGAAACTACAGAGCCAGCTAGCAGGACATCGTAAAGCCCACACTCGGAAGTTTGACCAGACGGTGCCTTCGGTCGACGCCGCAATCTTGTCAAAGAGACAAAGCCAGGGAGGTGAATTGTCGCCCGAGGATGCCCATGTGCCATCAAAACTCCGAGGCCACACCGGCGTCACACCATTCGTCTCCgctgccaaagatggcaacacctaccCTCTCGCCCTGGCTCGTAGGGCGCCGTAACGTCGGCATGGCGGAGTTGCCCCCGTGCATGCATGGACATTGAACAACGAGAGGGTAGGACGACAGGCACTAGCACCTCACCTCGTGAAACACCTCATCCATTGCGACCCTCGCCTTCGAAGCACACCACGACACATGACCCAAGCAGCCGGACGAAAGCATAATCGAAGACGCGGAGAGAAGAAAATGCACGACGCCATGGGGCACACCTGCCATTGAGTAGCGCAACAATGAAGAACACACCGGCCGCAAACAACGGTTGACCATCCTGCACGAGATCATTGCCCGCCCTCCCATTGTCCAaaggcggcgccttcaagaaggtgaaCGACGTTGGAGCGTCGCAGCCGCCCAAATCCGAAGCATGGGAGGGAACATCAATCCCACCCCCCCCTCCTAAGGTGGTGATCTCGACCAGCGAAGCGACTTCTTCATCTCCGGACTCTAATCTGCGGCAATGGGATTTCTCAAACTCATGTCAGGGCGAAATCCTGACTCGGCTCGCCGATGTTGGCAGTGGCGGCACCCGCAAGTGTCGTTTCCCTTCTTGGAGACGCTGCCATGGCCGTTATCCGTGCCCCTCTTCGAGCATCGGCGGAAACCCTTGGTCCGATTCTTCATATCGAGTGGCGGTGGCGTCACGACATCgctccccttcttgaaggcgccattTTGCTTGCGCGAGGCGTCCCAGGTGTTGGATCTAGAGACGATCGACGTCTTGCCGGTTCGGCTTGCCCCTACCTAGGCTTGGTTTAGCTGTGGGTTTTTTCGTTTCTCCGGGCTGAGCATCCCATGTCTCTCTGCTACAGGTCTTATGTTCATGCCTTCTCATGGATGCATTCGTGCCATGTGTTGTACTGTCTTATGTACTTATTCTAATTTGCTCTACAATGCAATGATACGCAAGTTTTGCGTATTTACGAAAAAGAATAACTAAGCAAGTGAAAAACTTGTGTGTATGTTCTATACAAATAATGTGATCTAATTAATTATTCTGTAAATTCTTCACAAAAGTGTGCCCCGCTCTGCTCTGCTTTCGTGTTGTGAGTTGAGAAAGAGAACATATCATCTCGAAAAATGACATGTGAGCACTGGCACATAGTGACACCTGAACAATATaattttgtctttttttgcaacacATAATACAACACATTATCGAACGAAATTCTACAGGTAATTAGACCAATGCATGTGTATTggtgtaaaaaaacaaaaaaattcaaatcttttgagcatcttTTTTAACAGTTCAATATAAAGTGTCCCATGCACCGAAAATCTGGTGCATGTCAACTCTGCTTTAGAGCATATACAATCAGATACATCAAATTTGGCATCTCAAATGTCCGCGGACGCGCAATGACCGGTCACACCTTAATTTTTCTTTGCACAATCGGATACTTCAACTAGAAAAGCTCAAATCCATACAAACACATGCAACGTAAAGTATCCAGGATGCAACAGAAAGCGTTCGACTGTTACACCAGCACAGGCCATTGAACAACCAAAAATCGGCATATTCTACTGTCCGGAATTACGTATCGCAGAAATGGAtgatctgcgacaagtaattcgggatgGAGAGAGTACTAGCTATGGACAAAGATCA is drawn from Triticum dicoccoides isolate Atlit2015 ecotype Zavitan chromosome 4A, WEW_v2.0, whole genome shotgun sequence and contains these coding sequences:
- the LOC119286884 gene encoding dynamin-related protein 1C-like, which produces MATMGSLIGLVNRIQQACTVLGDHGGGAGGSLWEALPSVAVVGGQSSGKSSVLESIVGRDFLPRGSGIVTRRPLVLQLHKTEGGQEYAEFLHAPRKRFSDFAAVRKEIADETDRMTGKSKAISNVPIHLSIYSPHVVNLTLIDLPGLTKVAVEGQPESIVQDIENMVRTYVDKPNSIILAISPANQDIATSDAIKLAKEVDPTGERTFGVVTKLDLMDKGTNAIDVLEGRSYRLQHPWVGIVNRSQADINKNVDMLAARRKEQEYFQSSPDYGHLAHKMGAEYLAKLLSQHLEAVIKAKIPSIISMINKTVDEIEAELDRLGRPIGGDAGAQLYTILDMCRAFDRVFKEHLDGGRPGGDRIYGVFDHQLPAALKKLPFDKHLSLQNVRKVISEADGYQPHLIAPEQGYRRLIDSSLSYFRGPAEASVDAVHLVLKELVRRSIAATEELKRFPTLQSDIAAAANESLERFREDGRKTVIRLVDMEASYLTVEFFRKLPTEPDKGANNNTPANDRYQDNHLRRIGSNVSSYINMVCDTLRNTIPKAVVHCQVKEAKRNLLNRFYAHVGSKEKKQLSAMLDEDPALMEKRDSLVKKLELYKSARNEIDSVAWK